CGTGCTGGCAAGTTGATGCGTAGCGCGCGCAAAGTCAAATTGAAATATCTCAACACATCAACATAGAGTGGGAGCAATGGAGGAAAAGTTGTACGATAGCCATTTCAAGCCGCTGCTGCTGCGATACTCCTGGACGAGATTGACTGACAAAGTCAAAAGCATTACCCAACGGGCTGGTGACTCGTCCACGTATCACAAGATTCTCATTGGCGTGGCCACGCTATTGTTTCTTTCACTTTTTACACAAGTGCCTTTTCTACCACACTTCCGCACAGCCAGCCCCAAGGTGGTGATAATCCTCGCCGCCAACGAGGGCGGTGGAGTGTTGAAGTGGAAGGGCCCCCAAGATTGGTCCATCGAGCGGTCTTCCATTgccaacaagaaaaactATGCTAAACAGCATGGATACGCCCTTACTATCAAGGATATGACGGTGAAAAAACGGTACTCACATGAATGGCGTGAGAGTTGGGAGAAGGTGGACCTCATGAAGCAAACCATGCGGCAGTTCCCTGAAGCTGAGTGGTTCTGGTGGTTGGATTTGCATACGTTTATCATGGAGCCGGGtttatctttggaagaCCACTTCCTCAACGATCTCGACAACGCCACCTACCGGACGCTCGATCACTTCAACCCCTTGGCGCTTCCCGAAGACTTGCCATACGTGGACTATACTAAGCAGATCGACTTGATTGTCACTCAGGATTGTGGAGGATTCAATCTTGGGTCTTTCTTGATGCGCCGGTCGTCGTGGTCCGAGATGTTGTTGGATGCGTGGTGGGACCCGGCCTTGTATGAGCAGATGCACATGGAGTGGGAACACAAAGAACAGGACGCTTTGGAAACCCTATACTCCACATCACCATGGGTTAGAGAAAGAACCGCTTTTTTGCCGTTAAGGAAAATCAATGCTTTCCCTCCAGGAGCTTGTTCTGACAATGCGGACGATCCTCAGTATTTCTATCGGCACCATGATTTTGTAATTAACATGGCTGGATGTGAATACGGAAGAGACTGCTGGGGCGAAATGGAGCATTATAAGTCTTTGTCCAAACGTTTGACTAGACCATGGTGGCACTTTTGGTAGCTAACTAACCTCTATAAAATGCACTGTACTATTAATCAGTTTTTGATCTACTATCAATTCACTCTCACTACTAAGCTTCAGAGCCTTCTTCCGCACCAGCTTTTTCGCGCTCGCGGTTTCCAACTTTCTCAAAATAAAATAACATACCAGTCTCGATATGGGCGACAACTTCTGGTTTAACGATGGAGAATTCAACGCCTTCAGCGGCCCTCCACATGCTCCCCAGGCTGGGGacgacttcttgaactcgaTTTTCGACGATCACTCTGCCGCTGGCTCCCCCCAACCACAGGGCCAATCTGACCTCCCATCCGCTGCTGTGTCAAACCCCGATATCAATCCTTCTGCAATTAACCCCCAGATGTTCATGCGCCAACAGCCACCCCCACAGCAGCTGCACCAATCACCACAGGTCCCACCACAACAGTACCAAcagcaccaacaacaccaacagACCCAACAACCACAGTCTCTGTTGGAGCAGAATAAAAAGGAACAATTCTTCAGGATGAGACAACAAATAATGCAACAACAAATGCTTAAACAGCAGCAAAGCTCACTGACTTCTCAGAACACAGGTGTATCACCGCAGGTTACCCTGTCTCGGTCTCAGATGGGCACGCCAGTTTCAAGTGTACCTTCTCGGGTTCCTAGTGGGCAGGCTTCATATGCAAGTCCTGTGAACCATGCGATTTCCCCTACGGAGTACAACCAGAGGCAGCTTCTGCAGCAGCAGATACAGCAGCAACATCAGATACAACAACACCAGATGCAACAACACCAGatgcaacaacagcagcagatacaacaacagcagcaacaaaagcttcaacagcaacaacaacagcagcaacaacagcagcaacaagAGAAACTTCAACAGCAGAAACAGcagaaacttcaacaacaacaacagcaacaacaacagcggcaacaacaacaacaacaacaacaacaacaacaacaacaacaacaacaacaacaacaacaacaacaacaacaacagcaacaacaacagcaacaacaacagcaccaacaacagcaccaacaacagcaacaactaCAACAATTGCAATTACAACAACTACAAAATGCACCTTCTCAGTCCAACGCCAACCAGCTTCCAAAAGGTCTGACCCAAATGGCTCAGCTTCAAATGGAACTTTTCTTAGTAACATTGTACGACTTCATGACACGTCGGGGTAGCCCCATCACTTCACCACCAGTTATCAACGGTAAGAAGGTGAACTTTTTCCTCCTTTATGTCATGTCTCAAAAGTTGGGTGGCCCCCAAGCCTTGATAAAAGCGTTACAAAAGCTAGGCCTGGGACAATCTCCATGGACTGCTATGGCCTATAAGCTCGGTTTGTACGAAGGCTTAACTGATCCTAATGCCAAGGGTCGCGTGGATAAGGAACTCGGTGGCTGCTATGTTCAATACCTAATTCCCTTCGAACAGCATAACTCCACTCCTGCTGGCCACAAAGAGATCCAGGAGCGTAGGGCGTACTTTCAAAAGCAATTCATCGCTCgttttcaacaccaacgtCAAAGTCAAGGCCAGGATCAAAATCAGAACCAAATACCACCTCGCCAAAGCCAAAGCCAGAGTCCCCCATCCCTGTCGATGTCACAACCACCGCTTGTGCAGCCACAGCAAATGCTGCAACACAATTCTCCCATGACCAATTCTCCAATGGTCCAGCAGATACAACAGTTTGCCCCTTCCCAGCTCAGTGCGCAGGCTTCCGTACGTCCTAGTCCTGTGATATCTCACGACCCAGCACCTTCTGAGTCCAGACATGTGAGTCTTGCTAGTGGCGGATCTATGAACTCTCCCCAATTGAATACTCCCCTTCTTCAGCAAAGACaatcaagatcttctaGTGTACTTAATCGGCAAAACTCAAATTCTCCTCAAGTGGATGCTAAGGGTGAGAAAGTTGCAGAGAAAGAACGGGTACCGAACATCATCAAGACATATATTCCTGCTACCAAGTATGTGGATACGTATGGAGGTATTGATCTTAAGACGGTTTCTGGGATTGCTGGTGAAATGGAGGTAAGCAAACCAGTGTACTTGTTTGCTCCTGAGTTGGGTGCCATAAATATCGATGCATTAACAATGgcattgaagaacaataCCAATGTTGGTAACGGTGAAGTAATCAGTGCTTTGAACACCTTGTTGGTGACAACCTCAGATGCAAACTTTgcatttgaagttgattcATGTCTTGAATTGGTAGATGCTTTGGCGGACACGGGATTGAGAGTTTTGAATCTGATTGTCTACGGTGACCCTGGGGAGGAATACTTCAGTGATGATGCTGATAAAGTTACTAGCAATGACAGAATTGAGGACATTTTTGCCCGATACGTTAATTCCGATGAAATGATTGGTGAAAACATCCAATTCAATGTGGATTCATTGACGGGAATTGTGGTCGAAGAGGATTCAGATGTTGACATGGACGAAGTATTCTCAATTCCTGAAGAACGAGATGTGGCCATGAACAGTTCTTCTCCTGAGGACGTCGATGATCCAATTGATCAATTCGCATTGTTGGATTACCTGACCATATTGGACGAGTTCAAGGCTGAAAACAAACATCATTTCAGCACTTTGCAAACAAAAAGTGCAACTAACGAACAGGTCCTTCTTATTGACGAGTTGATCACCGTTACCATGATTTTGCGAAACATCTCATTTAATgggttcaacaagttcaaaatcacAGGAAATGATCTTCTTAGAGATTTGATGTTTAGAATTGTCAAGATGATTGGCTCACACTCTGAGAAGTTTCTCTACCATAGGAAACGGTTgtgcttgttgaaggaCTGTCTCTTCTTATTGTACAACATGTcacaagaacttcaacttcgtTCCCTAGAAGAGGCCTTCTTGTCGTTTGCTTTGGTTGCATCGTTTGGACCCAAGTTGACAGATGATCCCGTTGTTATCCCTCCTGCAAACATTGATCGATTCACCTATTTGCCATATGGTATTGACGCATTGACCAAATTATTGGTTAGGGAACCTCACAACCGGTCTTTTATGAAGGCTGTACTCACAGG
Above is a window of Yamadazyma tenuis chromosome 1, complete sequence DNA encoding:
- a CDS encoding uncharacterized protein (CAZy:GT34; EggNog:ENOG503NYPP; COG:K); amino-acid sequence: MFVFHFSSFGQSRVRLTETLSNKQAALPQMPSTSPKVVIILAANEGGGVLKWKGPQDWSIERSSIANKKNYAKQHGYALTIKDMTVKKRYSHEWRESWEKVDLMKQTMRQFPEAEWFWWLDLHTFIMEPGLSLEDHFLNDLDNATYRTLDHFNPLALPEDLPYVDYTKQIDLIVTQDCGGFNLGSFLMRRSSWSEMLLDAWWDPALYEQMHMEWEHKEQDALETLYSTSPWVRERTAFLPLRKINAFPPGACSDNADDPQYFYRHHDFVINMAGCEYGRDCWGEMEHYKSLSKRLTRPWWHFCLDMGDNFWFNDGEFNAFSGPPHAPQAGDDFLNSIFDDHSAAGSPQPQGQSDLPSAAVSNPDINPSAINPQMFMRQQPPPQQSHQSPQVPPQQYQQHQQHQQTQQPQSSLEQNKKEQFFRMRQQIMQQQMLKQQQSSSTSQNTGVSPQVTSSRSQMGTPVSSVPSRVPSGQASYASPVNHAISPTEYNQRQLSQQQIQQQHQIQQHQMQQHQMQQQQQIQQQQQQKLQQQQQQQQQQQQQEKLQQQKQQKLQQQQQQQQQRQQQQQQQQQQQQQQQQQQQQQQQQQQQQQQQQQHQQQHQQQQQLQQLQLQQLQNAPSQSNANQLPKGSTQMAQLQMELFLVTLYDFMTRRGSPITSPPVINGKKVNFFLLYVMSQKLGGPQALIKALQKLGSGQSPWTAMAYKLGLYEGLTDPNAKGRVDKELGGCYVQYLIPFEQHNSTPAGHKEIQERRAYFQKQFIARFQHQRQSQGQDQNQNQIPPRQSQSQSPPSSSMSQPPLVQPQQMSQHNSPMTNSPMVQQIQQFAPSQLSAQASVRPSPVISHDPAPSESRHVSLASGGSMNSPQLNTPLLQQRQSRSSSVLNRQNSNSPQVDAKGEKVAEKERVPNIIKTYIPATKYVDTYGGIDLKTVSGIAGEMEVSKPVYLFAPELGAINIDALTMALKNNTNVGNGEVISALNTLLVTTSDANFAFEVDSCLELVDALADTGLRVLNSIVYGDPGEEYFSDDADKVTSNDRIEDIFARYVNSDEMIGENIQFNVDSLTGIVVEEDSDVDMDEVFSIPEERDVAMNSSSPEDVDDPIDQFALLDYSTILDEFKAENKHHFSTLQTKSATNEQVLLIDELITVTMILRNISFNGFNKFKITGNDLLRDLMFRIVKMIGSHSEKFLYHRKRLCLLKDCLFLLYNMSQELQLRSLEEAFLSFALVASFGPKLTDDPVVIPPANIDRFTYLPYGIDALTKLLVREPHNRSFMKAVLTGDLSNSNFSTIVDDPAADRANTRALITKYLGTSVINDGSLLTRSFQLFLSVIPFDKNSMELSKFASIRTSVVVQSLFGAKLIIDLVNGEDEVARLRILPVTWLLKNSRSILLNLNRSSVSMISESVKNEYIALVVLKALIMINSLLGNCVLLAEQNVLPKPIEEELHKLVHGHRINPDSDITLETLLNPTVDRNVANELVRQFGLLTQLGQLVKP